TACGGCTTCCTCAGCGAGAATGCGGACTTCGCGCAGGCGGTGATCAATGCCGGTCTGATCTGGGTTGGGCCCAAGCCGGACTCGATCCGCGCCATGGGGCTGAAGGACGCCGCCAAGACCCTGATGGCCGAGGCTGGCGTGCCGGTGACGCCGGGCTATCTCGGCGAGGACCAGTCCCCCGCGCGGCTGCGGCAGGAAGCCGATGCGATCGGCTATCCGGTGCTGATCAAGGCGGTTGCGGGTGGCGGCGGCAAGGGGATGCGCAAGGTCGATGCCGCGACGGATTTCGAAGACGCGCTCGACAGCTGCAAGCGCGAGGCGGCGTCGAGCTTCGGCAACGACGTCGTGCTGCTCGAAAAGTGGATCGAAAGCCCGCGGCATATCGAGGTGCAGGTCTTCGGCGACAGCCACGGCAACGTCGTTCATCTGTTCGAGCGCGACTGCTCGCTCCAGCGTCGCCACCAGAAGGTAATCGAGGAAGCCCCCGCGCCGGGCATGGACGAAGCGACTCGCGAGGCGGTGTGCGGGGCAGCGGTGCGCGCGGCGCAGGCGGTGAATTACGAAGCCGCGGGGACGATCGAGTTCATCGCCGACGCCAGCGAGGGCCTGCGCGCCGACCGCATCTGGTTCATGGAAATGAACACGCGCCTGCAGGTCGAGCATCCCGTGACCGAGGAGATCACCGGGCAGGACTTGGTCGAATGGCAATTGCGCGTGGCGTCGGGTGAACCGCTGCCGAAGAAGCAAAGCGAACTGAGCATTACCGGCTGGGCGATGGAAGCTCGGCTGTACGCCGAAGACCCGGCGAAGGGGTTCCTGCCGAGCGTCGGGCGGCTTGAGCATTTCCACCTCGGCGACGACGGACGCATCGAAACGGGGGTCGAGGAAGGCGATGCGATCTCGCCATTCTACGACCCGATGATCGCGAAGCTGGTGGCGTCAGGCGAGAGCCGTGACGAGGCGATCGACGAGCTTGCTGCGATCCTCGACGGCGTCGAAGTCTGGCCCGTCCGCACCAACGCCAACTTCCTGTTCAACGCCTTGCTTGATGAGGACTTCATCGCGGCGCGGATCGACACCGGGTTTATCGAGCGCAACCTCGACCAGCTCGTCGGCAGCGCTGAGCCGGACGACAGCGTTCGCCGCGGGGCAGCCATGGTCGCGCTGGCGGTGGACGAGGACGAGCCGCTCTCCGGCCTGTCAGGCTTCCGGCTCAACGCGGCGCCGCAAAGCAGCGTGGCGCTCGGCTTTGGCGGACAGGCGGCCAGGGTCGCGGCCGCCGATGGCGACATCGCCGACATCAGCGGCTTCCGCGATGGCGAGCGCGTCGTCGTGTTTCACGAAGGAAGCGCCTTCGAATTCGCGCTGACGTCCCGCGGCGTCGCCGGGGTGAGTGCAGGCGACGGCGCAATCCTCGCGCCTATGCCGGGCAAGGTCACGGCGGTCGAGGTCGCGGCGGGGGATGCCGTGGTCAAGGGCCAGCGGCTATTGACGCTCGAGGCGATGAAGATGGAGCATAGCCTGACCGCGCCGTTCGACGGCACGGTGGCGGAATTGAACGCGACCGCCGGTGCGCAGGTGCAGGTCGACGCTGTGTTGGCGCGGATCGAGAAGCGCGACGACTAACCCAGCCGATTTCCTGAGCTTGTCGAAGGACTGTCTTTCTCTTTCGCCTGTTAAAAGGGCAGGGCTTCGACAAGCTCAGCCATATCGGATG
The sequence above is drawn from the Sphingomonas lutea genome and encodes:
- a CDS encoding acetyl-CoA carboxylase biotin carboxylase subunit, with protein sequence MIQSLLIANRGEIACRIIRTAREMGVRTVAVYSDADAKALHVRMADEAVHIGPSPAVESYLVGDKIIAAAKETGAEAIHPGYGFLSENADFAQAVINAGLIWVGPKPDSIRAMGLKDAAKTLMAEAGVPVTPGYLGEDQSPARLRQEADAIGYPVLIKAVAGGGGKGMRKVDAATDFEDALDSCKREAASSFGNDVVLLEKWIESPRHIEVQVFGDSHGNVVHLFERDCSLQRRHQKVIEEAPAPGMDEATREAVCGAAVRAAQAVNYEAAGTIEFIADASEGLRADRIWFMEMNTRLQVEHPVTEEITGQDLVEWQLRVASGEPLPKKQSELSITGWAMEARLYAEDPAKGFLPSVGRLEHFHLGDDGRIETGVEEGDAISPFYDPMIAKLVASGESRDEAIDELAAILDGVEVWPVRTNANFLFNALLDEDFIAARIDTGFIERNLDQLVGSAEPDDSVRRGAAMVALAVDEDEPLSGLSGFRLNAAPQSSVALGFGGQAARVAAADGDIADISGFRDGERVVVFHEGSAFEFALTSRGVAGVSAGDGAILAPMPGKVTAVEVAAGDAVVKGQRLLTLEAMKMEHSLTAPFDGTVAELNATAGAQVQVDAVLARIEKRDD